Proteins encoded by one window of Channa argus isolate prfri chromosome 1, Channa argus male v1.0, whole genome shotgun sequence:
- the snapin gene encoding SNARE-associated protein Snapin isoform X1 produces MAAAALVETSSGKDAIAEGLLDLLKPAIQQLDLHVHSVRESQVELREHIDSLATELCRINEHQKVALDLDPYVKKLLNARRRVVLVNNILQNAQERLRRLNHNVAKETARRKTMLEASGVFTPRSPSKP; encoded by the exons ATGGCTGCAGCAGCTTTGGTGGAGACTTCTTCAGGCAAAGATGCGATCGCTGAAGGGCTGCTCGACCTTTTGAAACCCGCTATCCAGCAGCTCGACCTACACGTACACTCAGTAAG agaGAGCCAAGTAGAATTAAGAGAACATATAGACAGTCTGGCCACAG aGTTATGCAGAATAAACGAACATCAGAAGGTGGCCCTGGACCTGGATCCTTATGTAAAGAAGCTGCTGAATGCAAGACGTAGAGTAGTGCTAGTAAACAACATACTTCAGAATGCTCAG GAACGTCTGAGAAGACTTAACCACAATGTGGCCAAGGAGACAGCACGAAGGAAGACCATGCTGGAGGcttcaggagtgttcacacccCGTTCCCCCAGTAAACCCTGA
- the snapin gene encoding SNARE-associated protein Snapin isoform X2, giving the protein MAAAALVETSSGKDAIAEGLLDLLKPAIQQLDLHVHSVRESQVELREHIDSLATELCRINEHQKVALDLDPYVKKLLNARRRVVLVNNILQNAQPSLTTKDHSVFRNV; this is encoded by the exons ATGGCTGCAGCAGCTTTGGTGGAGACTTCTTCAGGCAAAGATGCGATCGCTGAAGGGCTGCTCGACCTTTTGAAACCCGCTATCCAGCAGCTCGACCTACACGTACACTCAGTAAG agaGAGCCAAGTAGAATTAAGAGAACATATAGACAGTCTGGCCACAG aGTTATGCAGAATAAACGAACATCAGAAGGTGGCCCTGGACCTGGATCCTTATGTAAAGAAGCTGCTGAATGCAAGACGTAGAGTAGTGCTAGTAAACAACATACTTCAGAATGCTCAG CCCAGTTTAACGACAAAAGACCATTCTGTCTTCAGGAACGTCTGA